The Brevibacillus brevis genome contains a region encoding:
- a CDS encoding ammonium transporter: MEPTVASLSSAIDATWVMVSAILVILMQVGFALLEAGSTRMKNAGHVAGKTVLTFGICSIAFWALGFGLTFGDGNSFIGLSGFFFDGMQKDAFSAFSAATVPISILFLFQLAFAAVSLAIAWGGFAERAKLSIYFIFSVLFTVLIYPVVGHWVWGGGWLAQLGMQDFAGSTVVHLQGAIVALVATILLKPRIGKYNRDGSSNLIPGHNQVYSVLGVLFLWIGWFGFNAGSTLGSTSGFFGYIAVTTNLATAAGAVAALAISWIVMGKADIPSMLNGVLAALVAITASCAFVDPWAAVVIGAVSGILTFYTSIWFDRMGIDDPVFAFSVHGVAGIWGTLSTGLFATPELAEKVGVGGPGLFYGGGLHQLGVQALGLAGSALYVFIIAFIILYVLKVTIGLRVTEEEEVVGLDLSEHGGYGYPELLQPERVRPAAPTQSSTSHSLT, from the coding sequence ATGGAACCTACTGTCGCAAGTCTCTCGTCTGCCATTGACGCCACATGGGTCATGGTCTCGGCCATTCTGGTCATTCTCATGCAGGTTGGATTCGCCCTGCTGGAAGCTGGTTCTACTCGCATGAAAAACGCTGGTCACGTCGCAGGCAAAACGGTCCTTACCTTCGGCATCTGCTCGATTGCCTTTTGGGCGTTGGGCTTTGGGCTGACGTTTGGAGACGGCAACTCTTTCATCGGACTTTCCGGATTCTTTTTTGACGGCATGCAAAAAGACGCTTTCTCCGCTTTTTCCGCTGCAACTGTTCCTATCTCGATTCTCTTCCTCTTTCAACTCGCTTTTGCAGCCGTTTCACTCGCGATCGCCTGGGGCGGTTTTGCTGAACGCGCCAAGCTGTCCATTTATTTTATTTTCAGCGTACTGTTTACTGTCCTCATCTATCCTGTCGTCGGTCACTGGGTATGGGGCGGCGGTTGGTTGGCACAGCTCGGAATGCAAGACTTCGCTGGTTCTACAGTTGTCCATCTCCAAGGTGCCATCGTCGCACTCGTCGCCACTATCCTTTTGAAGCCTCGTATTGGAAAATACAATCGCGACGGCAGCTCCAATCTGATTCCTGGTCACAATCAGGTCTACTCTGTCTTAGGTGTTCTGTTTCTTTGGATCGGCTGGTTTGGCTTTAACGCCGGCTCCACGCTCGGCAGCACATCAGGATTTTTCGGCTATATCGCCGTTACTACCAATCTCGCTACCGCAGCAGGCGCTGTCGCCGCTCTCGCTATCTCCTGGATCGTCATGGGAAAAGCAGATATTCCAAGCATGCTCAACGGCGTCCTCGCTGCTCTCGTCGCGATTACAGCATCCTGCGCCTTCGTCGATCCGTGGGCAGCTGTCGTGATCGGTGCTGTGTCAGGTATTCTCACATTCTATACATCCATTTGGTTTGACCGCATGGGGATTGATGATCCTGTCTTTGCTTTTTCCGTGCATGGGGTGGCTGGCATTTGGGGAACGTTGTCCACGGGTTTATTCGCTACCCCGGAGCTTGCCGAAAAGGTCGGCGTTGGCGGTCCTGGGCTGTTTTATGGCGGCGGTCTGCATCAGTTAGGGGTTCAGGCCTTGGGCTTGGCTGGCTCCGCGCTCTATGTTTTCATAATAGCCTTCATCATTTTGTATGTATTAAAAGTAACCATTGGCCTGCGAGTTACTGAAGAGGAAGAGGTGGTTGGTCTTGACCTTAGCGAACACGGGGGATACGGCTATCCCGAACTACTCCAGCCTGAACGCGTACGACCGGCTGCACCTACCCAAAGCAGCACCTCTCACTCTCTCACCTGA
- a CDS encoding DUF294 nucleotidyltransferase-like domain-containing protein encodes MRRELLDPTPLRPLNRAGELAPFSIVVNLIHDNLIRQGVLLAVNDLAKRGLGTPPVPFAFLQFGSGGRSEQALISDQDNGLVYQLPDHLGEQETEKIHGYFQLLGATIVAGLEVAGYPPCQGNVTCLSPKWRGSTEQWLDQIDRWVSHPIWENARYLLLASDVRVLWGESAIFTPVHDRFRQLLAGNVFLLNRLVSNTLHYRVPLGIFGRVLPEVHGRFRGAINVKYGIYLPLVNCVRHFALAHGIFASSTLERLDQLGEKGVWSKSFCDEVAAYFRQIQGLRLIAPLHWEDGQYTSNSYIKLGELSPDTQVMVKQSMKLAIRLQKMTEKLPSVFGG; translated from the coding sequence TTGCGACGAGAATTGTTGGACCCTACTCCGTTGCGTCCATTGAATCGCGCAGGGGAGTTGGCTCCCTTTTCTATCGTCGTCAATCTGATTCACGACAATCTCATTCGACAAGGGGTGCTCCTCGCAGTGAACGATCTTGCCAAAAGAGGCTTGGGCACCCCTCCCGTCCCCTTTGCCTTTCTGCAATTCGGCAGTGGAGGCCGATCTGAGCAAGCACTCATCAGCGATCAGGATAACGGCCTTGTCTACCAACTGCCAGATCATCTGGGCGAGCAGGAAACTGAAAAGATACATGGCTATTTTCAATTGCTGGGGGCGACGATCGTTGCTGGTTTGGAGGTAGCTGGCTATCCTCCCTGCCAAGGGAATGTGACTTGCCTCTCCCCCAAATGGCGAGGCAGCACCGAACAATGGCTGGACCAAATAGACAGATGGGTCTCTCACCCCATCTGGGAGAACGCCCGTTATTTACTGCTCGCAAGTGACGTGCGTGTCTTATGGGGCGAATCCGCCATTTTTACTCCCGTCCATGACCGCTTCCGTCAATTGCTTGCAGGGAACGTCTTCTTGCTGAATCGACTGGTGAGCAATACGTTGCATTATCGGGTGCCACTCGGAATCTTCGGCAGAGTTTTACCTGAGGTCCATGGACGCTTCCGCGGCGCCATCAATGTGAAGTACGGCATTTATTTGCCACTGGTGAATTGCGTACGGCATTTTGCCTTGGCGCATGGCATCTTTGCCAGTTCTACCTTGGAGCGACTCGACCAACTCGGTGAAAAAGGAGTCTGGAGCAAAAGCTTTTGTGACGAGGTAGCCGCATACTTCCGGCAAATTCAAGGTTTGCGACTGATCGCTCCTCTCCATTGGGAAGATGGGCAATACACGAGTAATAGCTATATCAAACTAGGGGAGCTGTCTCCTGACACCCAAGTGATGGTAAAACAGTCGATGAAGCTGGCGATCCGTCTGCAAAAAATGACAGAAAAGCTCCCATCCGTTTTTGGGGGATAG
- a CDS encoding 3'-5' exonuclease encodes MAKWDLFGRIWHMSRAMSPIADDKQHIAYLRSISKVNKPVDSSADIPLHDLEVVVIDLETTGFYPDHGDAIISMGAVAMRGEHLLLGDSFYTLVNPGRTIPPHIRSLTGITDDMVADAPELLEALSRFFQFVGDRPLVAHHSRHEREFLRSGLWKTSRRPFTHRMLDTMLLIRLLNNPIGNGSLDALCAAHDIPISRRHHAYCDAVAAGTLWAKYLMKAQSLGFTNLRQVYEAVR; translated from the coding sequence GTGGCAAAATGGGACTTATTCGGTCGCATTTGGCATATGAGCCGGGCTATGTCACCTATAGCAGATGACAAACAGCACATCGCCTATTTGCGCTCTATCTCAAAAGTGAATAAACCAGTCGATTCCAGTGCCGATATTCCTCTACACGATCTGGAGGTTGTCGTCATCGATCTGGAAACGACCGGTTTTTATCCCGATCACGGAGACGCGATTATATCGATGGGAGCAGTCGCCATGAGAGGAGAACACCTCCTCCTCGGCGACTCTTTTTATACGTTGGTCAATCCCGGTCGGACGATTCCTCCTCACATCCGCTCTCTCACCGGGATTACCGATGATATGGTTGCCGATGCCCCTGAGCTGTTAGAGGCTTTGTCCCGTTTTTTTCAATTCGTTGGAGATCGTCCGCTCGTTGCCCATCATTCTCGCCATGAGCGTGAATTTTTACGATCTGGACTTTGGAAAACGAGCCGGCGTCCGTTTACCCATCGCATGCTGGATACGATGCTGCTCATCCGATTGTTAAATAATCCGATTGGCAACGGCTCGCTGGACGCCCTCTGTGCGGCACACGATATCCCGATCTCACGCAGGCATCACGCTTACTGTGACGCTGTTGCCGCTGGTACGCTCTGGGCGAAGTATTTGATGAAAGCACAATCCCTAGGCTTTACAAACCTGCGGCAGGTTTACGAGGCCGTACGCTAG
- a CDS encoding MFS transporter — protein sequence MDSSSSLWKNSSFLKLWLAQMTASIGDHCYSFALLWYLLQATKSGTVLSLLAIPEMVAGLMFYLVGGVMADRYSPRMLMVGADVARIVVAITVGILVYMGVEEFAFFLAAQFLLGLFSSLFQPARTVALKSVVPQEQLGRANAILDTTFRTIRIIAPMSIGLVASIMPLSTLFFVNAGSYLISVLFLYAIRISLTDQQRVSATKMTPSQYARDIASGLQELKQNRVLFLILLFSNMGFLVWQVTYTVGFPFMAERMQQGNGSTLAVLLGFYGIGNLLGSLHMARSFYTRYLFVILIGWVFQAVGFLLLTTGGTAHWIAFLGAAVAGIGGPLIGIPTVTAIQIKASSNSTGKIFAINMLMFTFFCTLSSSLGAIWMGKWPVEQLFLVSGLFLAAMSFAGFLIEKRKPTAQHQSSSA from the coding sequence CATCGGTGATCATTGCTACAGCTTCGCATTACTCTGGTATTTGCTCCAAGCAACCAAATCGGGTACGGTCCTGAGCCTGCTCGCAATCCCGGAAATGGTGGCAGGTCTCATGTTTTACCTCGTCGGCGGGGTTATGGCTGATCGGTACAGCCCACGCATGCTTATGGTAGGTGCGGATGTTGCGCGAATTGTTGTCGCGATCACGGTTGGCATCCTGGTCTACATGGGTGTAGAAGAGTTTGCCTTTTTTCTGGCAGCCCAATTCTTGTTGGGGTTGTTCTCCAGTCTGTTTCAGCCAGCACGGACCGTTGCACTCAAATCAGTGGTTCCCCAAGAGCAGCTAGGGCGAGCAAATGCCATCTTGGATACAACTTTCCGAACGATTCGGATTATTGCGCCAATGTCGATAGGACTGGTCGCTTCGATCATGCCGCTGTCTACTTTGTTTTTTGTCAACGCAGGCAGCTATTTGATCTCCGTCTTGTTCCTTTATGCCATCCGTATTTCGTTGACCGATCAACAACGAGTATCTGCTACGAAAATGACACCCAGCCAGTACGCCCGGGATATTGCCTCAGGTTTACAGGAGCTAAAACAAAATCGTGTTCTGTTCTTGATTCTTCTCTTTAGCAATATGGGCTTTCTCGTCTGGCAAGTCACTTACACGGTGGGCTTCCCGTTTATGGCAGAGCGCATGCAGCAAGGAAACGGAAGTACATTAGCTGTCTTGTTGGGCTTTTACGGGATTGGGAACTTGCTGGGAAGCCTGCACATGGCTCGCTCGTTCTACACTCGGTATTTGTTTGTGATTTTGATTGGATGGGTGTTTCAGGCAGTCGGATTCCTGTTGCTTACGACAGGAGGCACCGCTCACTGGATTGCCTTCCTCGGAGCTGCCGTGGCAGGGATCGGAGGGCCGCTCATTGGTATCCCGACCGTAACTGCCATTCAAATCAAAGCGTCCAGCAACAGTACAGGCAAAATTTTTGCGATCAACATGCTCATGTTCACCTTCTTTTGTACATTGTCCAGCAGCCTGGGTGCAATCTGGATGGGCAAATGGCCAGTCGAGCAGCTTTTCCTCGTCAGTGGACTATTCCTCGCTGCCATGAGCTTCGCAGGCTTCCTGATTGAAAAACGAAAACCAACCGCACAACACCAATCCTCCTCTGCTTAA